A region from the Vibrio rumoiensis genome encodes:
- a CDS encoding SURF1 family protein, giving the protein MASPMATLGVKKIGLLLLTVVVFIVMVKLGFWQLERGNQKLALEQQLQLRADAAPVAMKDWVFDNNHHAIGTKVSLTIEPLPLNFKVQRVYWDNQTWQGKVGYLVFQPVRVLSGESGSSPNVQKIALIELGFIAAGRDRQVLPYVAGVVEQQSMVGRLYRKQENPMSQGLMPEIIESEGGQLQGTASLRVQNLLLESLPRYLSFDMKNTLFPYVIQPVQPLELASEHGNVVSEHLPHPWHPLPMSSKRHFGYAVQWFSMASVLLLLAIWFAFRQVKRPT; this is encoded by the coding sequence ATGGCATCTCCTATGGCGACATTGGGCGTAAAAAAAATCGGTTTATTATTACTTACTGTGGTTGTGTTTATTGTGATGGTCAAATTAGGTTTTTGGCAATTAGAGCGGGGTAACCAAAAATTGGCATTGGAGCAACAATTACAATTAAGAGCCGATGCCGCACCAGTGGCAATGAAAGATTGGGTATTCGATAACAATCACCACGCCATCGGCACAAAAGTCTCTCTGACGATAGAACCATTGCCGCTTAATTTTAAGGTGCAACGTGTGTATTGGGATAACCAAACCTGGCAAGGCAAAGTCGGTTACCTCGTTTTTCAACCGGTACGTGTGCTGTCTGGTGAATCAGGTTCATCACCAAACGTTCAGAAAATCGCGTTAATTGAATTGGGATTTATTGCAGCAGGACGTGATCGACAAGTCTTGCCTTATGTAGCTGGCGTGGTGGAACAACAAAGTATGGTAGGACGTTTATATCGCAAACAAGAGAACCCGATGAGCCAAGGTTTGATGCCGGAAATAATTGAATCGGAAGGGGGGCAATTACAAGGAACCGCATCGCTTCGAGTGCAGAATTTATTACTGGAATCGTTGCCTCGTTATTTATCCTTTGATATGAAAAATACGTTATTTCCTTATGTGATTCAGCCTGTTCAACCTTTGGAGTTAGCCAGTGAACATGGAAATGTTGTTAGTGAGCACTTACCACATCCATGGCATCCGCTACCCATGTCATCAAAACGACACTTTGGTTATGCAGTACAGTGGTTTTCGATGGCCAGTGTAT
- a CDS encoding DUF2909 domain-containing protein, with product MTITFLFKLTLVLLLLFVIFNLGRALYSMVKYDRNDPNAVPMSQYLGKRLFISVIIIMVLLIGLASGLLSPNTRPY from the coding sequence ATGACTATCACTTTCTTATTTAAGTTAACCTTGGTGCTTCTGCTGCTGTTTGTCATTTTTAACCTCGGCAGAGCTTTGTACTCAATGGTGAAATACGATCGCAACGACCCGAATGCGGTACCAATGAGTCAATATCTTGGAAAACGCTTATTTATTTCGGTCATCATTATAATGGTGCTGTTAATTGGTTTAGCGTCAGGCCTCCTCTCGCCCAATACTCGCCCTTACTAA
- a CDS encoding cytochrome c oxidase subunit 3, whose amino-acid sequence MNKSSPTASHQGHVPHSRQPEVYYVPPESNWPIVGAFALFMIAVGAGLFIQPKSMLSSFGGFVLFVGFVTLVIMLVGWFRNVIQESLSGLYSHQIERSFRQGMSWFIFSEVMFFAAFFGALFYTRMISVPWLGGASNNLMTNEVLWPTFEAIWPLVKTPGGTETQAMPWQGLPLMNTIILLTSSITLHFSQLSLEKNQRTALIIWLEITIVLAVAFLFYQGQEYAHAYQEMNLTLQSGVYGNTFFLLTGFHGLHVTLGTLFLIVLLCRIAFSHFTPRDHFAFQAGSWYWHFVDVVWLCLFIFVYVL is encoded by the coding sequence ATGAATAAATCGAGTCCTACCGCCTCTCATCAAGGCCATGTCCCTCATTCCCGTCAACCGGAAGTTTATTATGTGCCGCCAGAAAGTAATTGGCCGATTGTTGGCGCGTTTGCCTTGTTTATGATCGCGGTTGGCGCGGGGTTATTCATTCAGCCTAAAAGCATGTTGAGTAGCTTTGGTGGGTTTGTATTATTCGTCGGTTTTGTCACTTTAGTGATTATGCTCGTTGGCTGGTTTCGTAATGTGATCCAAGAGTCGCTGTCTGGCTTATATTCACACCAAATAGAACGTTCATTTCGTCAAGGAATGAGCTGGTTTATTTTTTCAGAAGTGATGTTTTTTGCTGCCTTCTTTGGGGCGCTTTTTTATACCAGAATGATTTCTGTACCTTGGCTTGGTGGCGCTTCCAATAACTTGATGACCAATGAAGTGTTGTGGCCCACCTTTGAAGCGATATGGCCATTAGTAAAAACCCCAGGTGGTACAGAGACCCAAGCGATGCCTTGGCAGGGCCTGCCTTTAATGAACACCATTATTTTATTGACGTCCTCGATTACGCTGCATTTTTCTCAACTCAGCTTAGAAAAAAACCAACGTACCGCACTGATCATTTGGTTGGAAATTACCATCGTGTTGGCGGTGGCTTTCTTGTTTTATCAAGGCCAAGAATACGCGCATGCTTATCAAGAGATGAACCTCACTCTGCAATCCGGCGTTTATGGTAATACCTTCTTTTTGCTCACCGGGTTTCATGGCTTGCATGTGACCTTGGGTACTCTGTTTTTGATTGTACTGCTTTGCCGTATCGCATTTAGCCATTTTACTCCTCGAGATCATTTTGCATTTCAAGCGGGAAGTTGGTACTGGCATTTTGTCGATGTGGTTTGGTTATGCCTGTTTATTTTTGTTTATGTGCTTTAG
- a CDS encoding cytochrome c oxidase assembly protein: MTNQSNIAKSNKKLIGYLLLGVVGMFGFGFALVPLYDIMCQQLGINGKTNTVAASTQGIQVDKSRVVRVQFMANVSPDMPWQFEPVQAQMDVHPGEVIKTSYRAVNNSNVAMIGQAVPSIAPGLAATHFNKVECFCFHHQPLAGKAEAELPVIFYVDNDLPTSVNRLTLSYTLYDITKNESPSAKAPNTAKTQVLRASKDLKSNNVVSLSRGAPESFAQPFDSSLNERN; encoded by the coding sequence ATGACGAATCAATCGAACATCGCAAAAAGTAATAAAAAGCTGATCGGCTATTTGCTGCTTGGCGTGGTTGGTATGTTTGGTTTTGGGTTCGCGTTAGTGCCTTTGTACGACATTATGTGCCAGCAACTTGGTATTAACGGCAAAACCAACACCGTTGCCGCCAGCACTCAAGGTATCCAAGTGGATAAATCTCGCGTGGTACGAGTGCAGTTTATGGCTAATGTGAGCCCAGATATGCCATGGCAGTTTGAACCGGTTCAGGCACAAATGGATGTGCATCCTGGCGAAGTGATTAAAACCAGTTATCGGGCAGTGAATAACTCAAATGTGGCCATGATTGGCCAAGCCGTGCCTTCTATTGCCCCCGGATTAGCGGCCACCCATTTTAATAAAGTGGAGTGTTTTTGTTTTCATCACCAACCTTTGGCAGGCAAAGCTGAAGCCGAATTACCGGTGATTTTTTATGTGGATAACGATTTGCCGACTTCCGTTAATCGGTTGACGCTTTCTTATACTTTATATGACATTACCAAAAACGAATCGCCATCCGCTAAAGCACCCAATACCGCCAAGACTCAAGTGCTTAGAGCGTCTAAAGATTTAAAGAGTAACAATGTTGTTAGTTTGAGCAGGGGAGCGCCAGAGTCGTTCGCTCAACCATTTGATTCATCGCTAAATGAGCGGAATTAA
- the coxB gene encoding cytochrome c oxidase subunit II, whose protein sequence is MIATPAETRLNLTQGVTEISGKVYDLHMLIFYICCAIAVVVFGVMFYSIIRHRKSRGAKAAHFHESTKVEILWTVIPIIILVLMAIPATKTLIAMEDTSQDDLTIKVTGSQWKWHYRYFNHDVSFYSFLTTSQKQIEGSEQKGEHYLLEVDNPLVLPINRKIRFLMTSDDVIHSWWVPDFAVKKDAVPGFINEAWTKIDKPGVYRGQCAELCGRNHGFMPIVVQALPEDEFDTWLAKQEQMAAAKKAEQQQALSKTLSMDELMAMGEKVYTERCSVCHQVNGQGVPNVFPALKGSPIATGDVLQHINIVTHGKAGTAMQAFANQLSEEEIAAVITYERNAWGNDTGDALQASDIKQVLTDGTLPDKESTQANMEAEPASETVDSQSEAQ, encoded by the coding sequence ATGATTGCAACGCCTGCCGAAACTCGACTTAACCTTACCCAAGGCGTCACTGAAATTAGCGGTAAGGTTTATGACTTGCACATGCTGATTTTTTACATTTGCTGCGCGATTGCCGTGGTGGTGTTTGGCGTGATGTTTTATTCGATCATTCGTCATCGCAAATCGCGAGGAGCTAAAGCCGCTCATTTCCATGAAAGCACCAAGGTTGAAATCCTTTGGACTGTGATCCCAATTATTATTCTTGTCTTGATGGCCATTCCTGCCACGAAAACATTGATTGCGATGGAAGACACTTCTCAAGACGATCTCACGATTAAAGTGACGGGTTCGCAATGGAAATGGCATTACCGCTATTTTAATCATGATGTGTCTTTTTATAGCTTCTTAACCACTTCGCAAAAGCAAATCGAAGGCAGTGAGCAAAAAGGAGAACATTATCTATTAGAAGTTGATAACCCTCTCGTGCTGCCAATCAATCGTAAGATCCGTTTTTTGATGACCTCTGATGATGTGATTCACTCATGGTGGGTGCCGGATTTTGCCGTGAAAAAAGATGCAGTCCCCGGTTTTATTAATGAAGCGTGGACCAAAATTGATAAGCCGGGCGTTTACCGTGGTCAGTGTGCTGAGCTATGTGGCCGTAATCATGGTTTTATGCCGATAGTGGTTCAAGCACTACCGGAAGATGAATTTGATACTTGGTTGGCAAAACAAGAACAAATGGCCGCTGCCAAAAAAGCGGAGCAACAACAAGCCTTAAGCAAAACACTCAGTATGGATGAGCTTATGGCGATGGGTGAAAAGGTTTATACCGAGCGTTGCAGCGTTTGCCATCAAGTTAATGGACAAGGCGTTCCCAATGTTTTTCCTGCCTTGAAAGGCAGCCCAATTGCTACCGGCGATGTACTGCAACATATCAATATTGTTACTCATGGCAAAGCAGGAACCGCAATGCAGGCGTTTGCTAATCAATTAAGTGAAGAAGAGATTGCGGCAGTCATTACTTATGAGCGTAATGCTTGGGGCAATGATACCGGCGATGCGCTGCAAGCTTCAGATATCAAACAAGTCCTTACTGATGGCACGTTACCGGATAAAGAAAGCACACAAGCAAATATGGAAGCCGAGCCAGCATCAGAGACAGTGGATAGTCAATCGGAGGCACAATGA
- the sstT gene encoding serine/threonine transporter SstT: MQNNNSLIHRLANGNLVLQILVGIIAGVALATISPSAATSMSIFGSLFVGALKAIAPILVFILVAASIASQKKDSSSNMRPVVTLYLVGTFLAALTAVLMSFAFPTSLTLVNAATGTTPPEGIGEVLNTLLFKIVDNPVNALVNANYIGILAWSVGLGLALRHANTATKDMFSDLSHGVSAVVRFIIRLAPIGIFGLVATTFATTGFEAIAGYAQLLAVLLGSMAIIALIVNPLLVYLKTKQNPYPLVFQCLRESGVTAFFTRSSAANIPVNMALCEKLKLNEDTYSVSIPLGATVNMGGAAITITVLTLAAVNTLGIQVDLPTAVLLSLVAAVSACGASGVAGGSLLLIPLACSLFGISNDIAMQVVGVGFIIGVIQDSAETGLNSSTDVVFTAAVCRAEEAQAAAQSNQA; this comes from the coding sequence ATGCAAAACAACAACTCATTGATTCATCGATTGGCCAATGGCAATCTGGTGCTGCAAATTTTGGTTGGTATTATCGCAGGTGTTGCACTTGCTACGATTTCACCTTCAGCAGCTACTAGCATGTCAATTTTTGGTAGCCTATTCGTCGGCGCACTAAAAGCCATCGCACCTATCCTTGTTTTTATTTTGGTTGCAGCTTCGATTGCTAGCCAGAAAAAAGACTCCAGCAGTAACATGCGTCCAGTGGTTACTCTTTACCTTGTCGGCACCTTTTTAGCGGCCCTAACTGCGGTACTAATGAGCTTTGCTTTCCCAACATCGCTTACTTTAGTGAATGCAGCAACAGGTACCACTCCTCCTGAAGGCATTGGTGAAGTTTTAAATACACTGTTATTTAAAATTGTCGATAACCCAGTAAATGCATTAGTTAATGCTAACTACATCGGCATTCTTGCTTGGTCAGTCGGTTTAGGTTTGGCGCTTCGCCACGCTAATACCGCAACCAAAGATATGTTCAGCGATCTTAGCCACGGTGTTTCTGCCGTAGTTCGCTTTATCATTCGTTTAGCGCCAATCGGTATCTTCGGTCTTGTTGCAACCACATTTGCAACCACAGGCTTTGAGGCGATTGCCGGTTACGCTCAACTGTTAGCGGTATTACTAGGCTCGATGGCAATCATCGCGCTAATCGTAAACCCACTGTTGGTTTATCTTAAAACCAAGCAAAATCCATATCCGTTGGTATTCCAATGCCTACGTGAAAGTGGTGTAACGGCGTTCTTCACTCGCTCAAGTGCAGCGAATATCCCAGTAAACATGGCATTGTGTGAAAAACTAAAACTGAATGAAGATACTTATTCGGTTTCTATTCCACTAGGTGCAACCGTCAACATGGGTGGCGCGGCGATTACTATCACAGTATTAACGCTGGCAGCGGTTAACACGCTTGGTATTCAAGTTGACCTACCAACAGCGGTATTACTAAGCCTAGTAGCAGCAGTTTCAGCTTGTGGTGCATCGGGAGTTGCCGGTGGTTCTTTACTACTTATCCCATTAGCATGTAGCTTGTTTGGTATTTCAAACGACATCGCGATGCAAGTAGTCGGTGTTGGCTTCATCATTGGTGTTATCCAAGATTCAGCTGAAACCGGCCTAAACAGTTCTACAGACGTGGTATTCACTGCCGCGGTTTGTCGTGCAGAAGAAGCTCAAGCAGCAGCGCAATCTAACCAAGCTTAA
- a CDS encoding ABC transporter substrate-binding protein, producing the protein MTMLNIKFPLLLTCACLTLLPHAYAQEPNRSNTLSLAGSLEFTNIDPSSNGYLFTRMQVTETLLDVNAKGELLPALAQNYQVSDDRKVWSFTLVPDVTFHDGKKMDAEAVVKSLLIAFNKHGPLKNAPIEKIEASSDNQISIALSQPYRPLGAVLAHYANVILSPESYDESGKVSHLYGTGPYKIYTLAPPHKLTVEKFAQYWADDASIQYATYLTGHRAESRALQATSGQADIAFELSPTSVMRMKMQPQIKVHEYSIPRTLVLKLNAGDPLLSSKEARQALSLAINRQGIAAGVLRSPGAEIDQLLPAAVSDWYLNQYQKPQYDIEKARQLLAQLGWDKNGQGMLTRDGKPFELTLITYADRPELTNVATALQDQWRQIGIKLNINITNSSAIPAGHHDGSLQVALMARNYGVIADPLAVLSNDFSPQGGDWGAMNWSNPKLSQLFSTLNLTNNQDEYHQLAQQAAQYIHQGYSLLPIASYTQRIGVNIRVKGFSFDPYERNFKLSKMEFTQ; encoded by the coding sequence ATGACTATGCTTAATATCAAATTTCCTCTTTTATTGACTTGTGCTTGCTTAACACTGTTACCTCATGCTTATGCTCAAGAACCCAATCGTTCCAATACGCTATCGCTCGCAGGTAGCTTAGAATTTACCAATATCGACCCATCCTCAAATGGTTACCTATTTACTCGTATGCAAGTCACAGAAACCTTGCTTGATGTCAATGCCAAAGGCGAGTTATTACCCGCTTTAGCCCAAAACTATCAAGTTAGTGATGATCGTAAGGTTTGGTCTTTTACTTTGGTACCCGATGTTACCTTCCACGATGGGAAAAAAATGGATGCAGAGGCCGTTGTGAAGAGCTTGCTGATCGCCTTTAATAAACACGGGCCTCTTAAAAATGCACCGATAGAAAAAATTGAAGCGAGTAGTGACAACCAAATATCCATTGCTCTATCACAACCTTATCGACCTTTAGGTGCTGTGCTTGCGCATTACGCTAACGTCATTTTAAGCCCAGAATCCTATGATGAGTCAGGCAAAGTCTCTCATTTATACGGCACCGGTCCATACAAAATATATACGCTTGCCCCACCGCACAAATTAACGGTAGAAAAGTTTGCTCAATACTGGGCTGACGATGCCTCTATTCAGTATGCTACCTACTTAACTGGCCACAGAGCGGAAAGCCGCGCACTTCAAGCCACCAGCGGTCAGGCTGACATTGCATTCGAACTGTCTCCTACCAGCGTGATGAGAATGAAAATGCAACCGCAAATCAAAGTTCATGAATATTCGATTCCGAGAACATTAGTGCTCAAACTGAACGCAGGGGATCCCTTGTTAAGCAGTAAAGAAGCACGTCAAGCACTGAGTCTTGCCATTAATCGCCAAGGTATCGCAGCAGGAGTATTGAGATCGCCAGGGGCTGAGATCGATCAACTATTACCTGCCGCGGTGAGTGATTGGTACCTGAATCAATATCAAAAACCGCAGTACGATATAGAAAAAGCACGACAATTACTGGCCCAGTTAGGTTGGGACAAAAACGGCCAAGGCATGCTAACTCGTGATGGAAAGCCTTTCGAACTCACTTTGATCACCTACGCAGACCGCCCAGAACTGACGAATGTCGCCACCGCATTACAAGATCAATGGCGCCAGATTGGCATCAAACTCAATATCAACATTACCAACTCAAGCGCTATCCCAGCGGGTCATCACGATGGCTCACTTCAAGTTGCACTGATGGCTCGTAACTATGGGGTCATTGCCGATCCTCTTGCGGTACTCAGTAATGACTTTTCACCACAAGGCGGAGATTGGGGGGCTATGAACTGGAGTAATCCCAAGCTCTCTCAGTTATTTAGCACCTTGAACCTGACTAACAATCAAGATGAATACCATCAGTTAGCCCAACAGGCTGCTCAATATATCCATCAAGGTTACTCTTTATTACCGATTGCTAGCTACACCCAGCGTATTGGTGTGAACATCCGCGTAAAAGGGTTTTCTTTCGACCCTTACGAACGCAACTTTAAACTCAGCAAAATGGAGTTTACACAGTAA
- a CDS encoding ABC transporter permease: protein MLGIFYQRFLQLIAVIFSVGGLTYLLMRSLPGDMAYRLAASRYGQDNVNAEAAEFIRQELNLDQNGWHSFMQWLVDLAQFNFGHSLVSGEPVLAVVEHQLYHSMLLAGAGMALSIVIAIPLGLLSARFPRTANPIILGFSTLFRSLPVFVIGLALITLLAIHFSWFPVAGFGTTAHLVLPALTLAVSLAAASNRIVYHSAQRVFQAPFYQYARTKGLSSSITFKRHGIINIALPVVAYWGVQLVMVLEGVVMIESLFSWPGVGHGLAHAIFARDIPVIQGTAICLGILFVILNTCNDLLCRALDPRSTQAETQKQGAFA, encoded by the coding sequence ATGTTGGGGATCTTTTATCAACGATTTTTGCAACTGATTGCCGTCATTTTTTCGGTTGGTGGCCTAACTTACTTGTTAATGCGCTCTCTGCCGGGCGATATGGCCTATCGCTTAGCCGCAAGCCGCTATGGACAAGATAATGTCAATGCGGAAGCGGCTGAGTTTATCCGCCAAGAACTCAACTTAGACCAAAATGGTTGGCATAGTTTTATGCAATGGCTTGTGGATCTTGCGCAATTTAACTTTGGCCATTCACTCGTGAGTGGCGAACCCGTGTTAGCGGTAGTGGAGCATCAGCTCTACCACTCAATGCTTTTAGCCGGAGCAGGGATGGCGCTTTCTATTGTGATTGCCATTCCACTTGGTTTACTTAGCGCTCGCTTTCCACGTACCGCCAACCCGATCATTTTAGGCTTTTCGACTTTATTTCGCTCGTTGCCTGTGTTTGTCATTGGTTTAGCGCTTATTACTCTGCTTGCGATCCATTTCTCTTGGTTCCCTGTCGCAGGGTTCGGCACGACTGCACATTTAGTTCTGCCAGCATTAACGTTAGCCGTTAGCCTTGCTGCTGCTTCGAACCGAATTGTTTATCATTCAGCACAACGTGTTTTTCAAGCGCCATTTTATCAATATGCTCGAACCAAAGGACTAAGCTCAAGCATCACATTCAAACGTCATGGCATCATCAATATTGCCTTACCCGTGGTGGCTTATTGGGGCGTGCAGTTAGTGATGGTGCTTGAAGGTGTGGTGATGATCGAATCTTTATTTTCATGGCCCGGCGTCGGGCATGGATTAGCTCATGCTATTTTTGCGCGTGATATTCCGGTTATTCAAGGAACCGCAATCTGTCTTGGTATTTTGTTTGTCATTTTAAATACATGCAATGATTTACTGTGTCGCGCACTCGATCCTCGCTCCACTCAAGCCGAAACTCAAAAACAAGGAGCCTTTGCGTAA
- a CDS encoding ABC transporter permease, giving the protein MMSLSQKLSLSLLSLFVLTAILGPLVMNIDPNQQNLMSILVPPSAEHWLGTDQYGRSMLSRLTYALRLSLAMAVICVVTSAAIGCLLGMLAGWKGGWIDRGLSMLVNILLALPALVIVLLLAAMMPGSFAALYFAISLIQWVEYFQLSRTITRKVMANEAVQNSRLLGFNRWYLIRRHLWPELASPVATIASFGAANAILYMASLGFIYVGIQPPTSELGLMIVELFPYYSEAPWLLIQPIILIALLIMSFHLLTGSKR; this is encoded by the coding sequence ATGATGTCGTTGTCTCAAAAATTGTCACTGAGTCTGTTATCTCTATTCGTGCTTACTGCGATCTTAGGCCCTTTAGTGATGAATATTGACCCAAATCAGCAGAATTTAATGTCCATTCTAGTTCCGCCAAGTGCTGAACATTGGTTAGGTACCGATCAATATGGACGAAGCATGCTTAGCCGATTGACTTATGCACTCCGTTTATCGTTAGCAATGGCGGTCATTTGTGTGGTCACTTCTGCTGCTATAGGCTGTCTATTAGGCATGTTGGCTGGCTGGAAAGGCGGTTGGATTGATCGCGGATTATCCATGTTGGTCAATATTTTACTCGCCCTCCCGGCTTTAGTGATCGTGTTATTGCTAGCCGCGATGATGCCGGGCTCATTTGCGGCATTGTATTTTGCGATCTCGCTTATTCAATGGGTCGAATATTTTCAGTTATCGCGCACGATTACTCGCAAAGTCATGGCAAATGAGGCCGTCCAAAACTCTCGTTTACTTGGCTTTAACCGGTGGTATTTAATTCGTCGTCATTTATGGCCAGAACTGGCCTCTCCAGTGGCAACCATTGCTTCCTTTGGCGCGGCAAACGCCATCTTATATATGGCATCACTTGGGTTTATTTATGTGGGAATTCAACCACCAACCAGTGAGCTAGGGTTAATGATCGTCGAACTGTTTCCTTATTATAGTGAAGCCCCTTGGTTATTAATTCAACCTATCATCCTAATTGCCCTGCTCATCATGAGTTTTCATCTATTAACAGGTAGTAAAAGATGA
- a CDS encoding ABC transporter ATP-binding protein gives MTAFLEVQNLTIKHGDIELVSNLSFCLANKTPLVVLGQTGSGKSLLLKFIMGTLEPTLSVMGKLFIQGKEIHWQQRKQLWGKTLSILPQEPSQALSPLMRSQQQVCEVFRYVQGKPKSQAKQESLYSLNQYGLGEHAQKRPYELSGGMAQRLAMSVARASNSDLFLADEPTKGLDVSRRDDMVDHLKDRAEQGGLLVVTHDIDVARGIDGQMIVLQNGQLIEQGNTRDMLTNAQHPYTQTLISSQPEAWQAVSLMNKIQEPILKVSNLSLRRGKQTLIDDLNFQLHAGEVIGVVGDSGCGKSSLGDAILGQLPIHSGSIEYLTKQKPNNKVMAHQSKWLKLFQDPIASLPSHATLGQLLKDLVKLHKIDTDQIPSMMETLRLKPEILNQKPHQASGGELQRFAILRTLLLKPVFLFADEPTTRLDPIVAKEVSTMLITLAKQQGCGMLIVSHDPQLIKAVSDKVIQL, from the coding sequence ATGACCGCATTTTTAGAAGTACAGAACTTAACCATCAAACATGGTGATATTGAATTGGTCAGCAACCTTTCTTTTTGTTTGGCCAATAAGACTCCTTTGGTCGTATTAGGACAAACCGGTTCAGGGAAAAGTTTGCTGCTCAAATTCATTATGGGCACACTTGAACCCACATTATCGGTGATGGGTAAATTATTCATTCAAGGAAAAGAAATCCATTGGCAACAAAGGAAACAATTGTGGGGAAAAACCTTATCCATTTTGCCACAAGAGCCATCTCAAGCTTTAAGCCCTTTGATGAGAAGCCAGCAACAAGTATGTGAAGTTTTTCGTTATGTCCAAGGCAAACCAAAGTCACAAGCAAAACAGGAATCTCTCTATTCTCTCAATCAATATGGTTTAGGCGAGCATGCTCAAAAGCGACCGTATGAATTATCTGGTGGTATGGCACAGCGCTTAGCGATGAGTGTCGCACGCGCCAGTAATAGTGACCTTTTCTTGGCCGACGAACCGACCAAAGGTCTCGATGTTTCCCGTCGAGATGACATGGTTGACCATCTCAAAGACCGCGCAGAACAAGGTGGCTTACTCGTGGTCACCCATGATATTGATGTGGCACGCGGCATTGATGGTCAGATGATCGTATTACAAAATGGTCAGTTAATTGAGCAAGGCAATACCCGCGATATGCTCACTAATGCTCAACATCCATATACTCAAACTCTGATTTCATCACAACCCGAAGCTTGGCAAGCCGTATCTCTAATGAATAAAATTCAAGAGCCGATTTTAAAGGTGAGTAACCTCAGTTTACGTCGAGGAAAGCAAACTTTAATCGATGATCTGAATTTCCAACTTCATGCTGGCGAGGTAATTGGTGTCGTAGGTGATAGCGGGTGTGGAAAGAGCAGTTTGGGCGATGCGATTTTAGGCCAACTACCAATACATTCAGGCAGCATTGAATATTTAACTAAACAAAAGCCGAACAATAAAGTGATGGCTCATCAATCAAAATGGTTAAAACTATTCCAAGACCCTATCGCTTCACTACCTAGCCATGCAACACTTGGACAATTATTAAAGGACTTAGTTAAGTTGCATAAAATAGACACAGACCAGATCCCAAGCATGATGGAGACACTGCGTCTAAAACCTGAAATACTCAATCAAAAACCGCATCAAGCCTCTGGTGGCGAGCTACAAAGATTTGCTATTTTGCGGACTTTATTGCTCAAGCCAGTCTTTTTATTTGCTGATGAACCAACCACTCGTCTTGATCCTATTGTCGCCAAAGAAGTGTCTACTATGTTGATTACTTTAGCCAAGCAACAAGGATGTGGCATGTTAATCGTGAGTCACGATCCACAACTCATCAAGGCGGTATCCGATAAAGTGATTCAGTTGTAA